CTGTGCTGCTTATTCCCGGAAGCATTATTTTGCTCCTTTTGGCACTAAGAAGCGGATTTTTGGTTTTTTCCCATGTAGCGAAGGATTACGAGAAGGCCCTTACTTATATATCAGGCATCACCGGATTTCTCATCCCCTCTTTCTTAATACTTGTCTTGCCCGTCACTCACGGCACATTTATTGAAAGAGAAAATGGTATCTACAGCCTGAATGCTGCCGAATTATTTTCAAGCCCGAATGTGTATTCGTTTATCGGATTTGCAGTATTCAGCACCCTTTTTCTTTCGTCTTTATTACTTGCCGATTTTTCAAATGTCGCTGAAGAACGGCATGCCTATCTGATTTATCGGAAAAATGCACTTGTTTCCGGTCCGCTTTCACTGGTCATGGCTATTTTCATTATGCTCACACTTCGAACAGAAGCGCCTTGGCTTTATGATCGCATGATGACCGACCTCCCATTGCTATTTACGTCCTTGCTTATGTTTCTCATTGCAGGTGTGGCTCTTTTTTTGCCAAATAAGCGGCTCGGAAAACGATTGGGTAAGCCGCGGCTTGCTGTCGTTGCGATTACGATCCAATATTTTTTGGCAAGCTATGTATATGGCAGGGCCCATTTGCCATACATGATCTATCCCGACGTTACGATTCAGTCCGGTTTTACAGACCCGGCAACCTTCCGTGCGCTTTTTGTGTCGTATATCGTTGGATTTGTCATTTTATTTCCTGGTTTTTATTTTTTCTGGAAAATGATTATGAATGACAAACGCTACATTAAACAGCCGGAATGAGGAAAAGCTAAAAAAGAACAGGAGGTGTTTTGCATTTGGAAAGAATACTATGTGAAGTAAACAACTGCTCCTACTGGGGTGACGGCAATAAATGTACCGCCGACGCCATTTATGTTGTCAGCCACACTGGTGATAAAGCGGAAACCAGCGAAGAAACAGATTGCAAAACCTTTAAGCCAGAGAAACATTAAAAGGAGGCCAAACGGTGAACAAAGAAATGCTGGAAATGCTGCTGGCTTCTTTCGAGCAGGAAGTCAAAGACACTAGTGAACCTTCTTTTCACAAGGCCGTAAATTCCTTTGCCAACCTGTGGGATTACGAATTTGGATGCTTAAACGAACTGCCAAAAGAAATCGATCAATGGATCGGGCAGACGATGTATGAGTATGAGCTTTATCAGGATTGATAAGAAAAAAAGAGGGCGGATTAATGTGCCGCCCTTTTTACATTCAAATTCTTCTTAATAATCATTTCGGCAAGCAGCAGATTAAGTATCCAACACATCCACGATGCCATTGTGTAAGAATAGGCATATGGAAAGTTCAAAGCATTATGGAAAATTGCTACGATGATGTAGATCGTCATATTAGCAAATGAAAGGAAGAAGCTGCGAAGCATCCATTGACTGTGGGGAATCATCCGTTTTTTTCTAATCGCTCTGTACCCGATAAGCGTTGTGCACAGCCACAACGTATTTAAAATAAAAAATCCAGCGGTGCTAAGGAGCCCTCCGGTAGCAAATAATGAAACGTACAATCCAGGAATATAATTTAGAATGATAGAGAGTACATAAATTCGTCCAAACCAGCGATGTACCGGCAAACGTTTGACTCTTATTCTTTTTATCAGTGCAACAGGTCCCGTAAGAAGCGCGATAAGTGCCAACACGATATGAATCCGAATCATGAGGATCCAAAGACCTTCGTTTTGTATTGGAAAATCTTTTCGGGATAAAAAACGTTCAAAATTAGGATCAATCATAAAATTTTTTGAGAAAGTATGCAAAACCCACATAACTGAAATAATAAAAAGAAATATGTTTAACCCTTTACTCAATGATTTCATTTCATATCTCCCATTTTAATTTTAAGCGAGCAGCCTTGGATTGGTCATAATAACAATTGAAGCTAGTATGAAAAAAAAGGCCATCCAGCTATAAAGATTTAGCGTTCTTGCCTGATCGCTCATCAACTGTTTGGGATGATCAGATTTGAGAATCTGTTTAAATTTTTTATCTATCATCCCAATCATGGCGCCAATTCCCAATAGCAATCCAATAGCTATGGTGATCCATAGGACAGATGGAAATGCCGATCGTAATACAATCATCAAAAACCCAGTGATCAAAAGGCCGATTAAGGCATAATGGGCAGAACGAGTGAATTTCAATACAGATTGAAGAAATCCCTTGAATTCATCACCAGAACGCAGGTAGCATTGCTTCATTAACCATGGCAAAACCAGATAGCTTCCAAGGAAAAGTGCGCTTGTCACATGAAGAAAAAGCAAAAGCTGAAACACGGTTCATACCTCCTATATATTTGCAAAATGTTGATCATTTTCCTTACTACATACGATTTCCAACTAATTTTGAAGCTGGCAATAAACCTGCTTTGGCAGAACCGCTCATTGTACTTCCGGTTACAATAACCGAAAACTTTAAGTTTAAACGAATGGGCTTTCGAATACTCAAGGACCACTCCAGCTGATCATTATGTAAAACAGGATTTGCAAATTCTACAATCTCGTCCTCCTGCTGAGCTGTTCCGTAAATACGCCCATCCTCAGTTGTAATGTTGAGAATAACAGGAAGCTTTCCTATTGGAGTAGATATGATTGTGTTCCATTTTCCATCAAACATCCTGTTTTTTTCGATATTTGCCTTTCCGGGAGTCGGAACTACTGATTCATTCAAGACAGAAATTGACTCAGGATGACTGTCTTCGCTGTCAATCGGCGCCATTCCGATTGCTTTCCACACAGTTCCTCTTTGCTCATACTCAAACAACTGTTCAATTGCATGAGCAATACGAGGACCTAATTCTCGTTCTACCAAATATAAGGCAAGATCAAGCCCCGATGTTACACCTCCTCCACTCACTACATTGCCATCATCTACAACTCGTGCATGAACAGGTATAGCGCCGGTTGCCCCTAAAAACTCCATTCCCATATGATGTGTGACAGCATGGCGCCCTTCCAACAAGCCGTCCATGGCAAGGATTAGCGTTCCGCCGCAAACCGGTGATACGATTAAGTCAGTTCTGTATAGCGCTTCTCTTAAAAAGTGAATCAAATCAGTTTCCATCGCCCGTTTCAATAAAGCTATGAACGAATTTGGCCCATTGTCGTTCACGCTGGCAAACACCCCGGGAATAACGAGAATCCCTTCTCGTTCCAAATCAATTTTGCCGCTGCTGGGAAGTCCGGGGCCATTCATCCCGCTAGTCACATGCCTTTTCCCTTCTGCACTTACAAATTCAACAGTTACTTCTTGCGAGTACATCTTGGCAGCCATAAATACCTCGTAAGGTCCGATCACATCCATGAAATCAAAACCATCGAATAATACGATTTGGACATTCATTTTTTATTCCCCTTTTAGTAAAATTGTGACCGGACGGTCCGGTCCGCATATTTTATTGTACACGATATTTACTGCCGCAGGCTTACCATTCTTGAATCTTTAGTGAACAAGTATCAGAGGCTGGCAATGCCTCATTTGTCTGCAGAATAATGATTAAGAAGGGTTTTGATTTGTTGAATACTATAGGAAATATGATCATTATTAAGAGCCAGACGACTAGCCATAATTGCTCCTTCAATTGCTGAAAAAATAAACGAAGCGAGCGAAAGGGAATCGACATTTTTATGAAATTCATTGTTCCCAATGCCTTCGTCAATAATTGATTTTATATAAAGCAGGGTTTCATTGTATGCTTCAGAAGCTTTTTCATGCAGTTCGGGAAAACCGTAATCACTTTCGATTGCTGTATTAAGCAGCGGACAGCCGCCGGGAACAGGAGGATTATTCACTGCGTCTTCATAAACATAACACATCGCGATAATTTTCTCTGCAGCAGTATTGGCCGATTGGACTGCTTTTGCAAAATAAGAGTGCAGTATATGGCCTGAACTTTCAAACGTCGCTAAGACAATATCATTTTTATTTTCAAACCTTCTGTATATCGCCCCTTTTGGCAGCCCAGTCGCTTCCATAATGTCCTGAATGGAAGTCTGGCTATACCCCTTTTGGTTAAATAGCGTCATTGATGTCCTGATAATAAGATCTTTTGTTTCATCAATCTTATTCATTGCTACGTTGTCCTCCATGATTAATAATTATAGTTTACGCTTTAGTATACCGAATTAATGAAAATAATTAAATGATAGATGCTTGCGATTATTCATAGGAGAAACTTTAATCAGATAAAAATTCGAAGGATGACTCAGTGTCACCAAGTCATCCTTGCTCAGATAATGGTATTAAACTTCTTTCATTTTACCTTCCTTGACAGTTTGAAGCCGAATCCTGCGCTGAACCATTCGTTTTGCTATCACGCCGTGAGACGGAGCGAAGAAAAAAGCCAAGATGAAGAAAACTCCAGTCATCGAAGTCATAGCACCTGAGATGGAGACGTTCAATAGATAAGCAGCATAGTATCCGCTTATTGCTGACAGTGCCCCAATTCCCGCACTGTAAAAAAGCATCGTTATTAATCGATCGGTCAGTAAATAGGCAGCTGCGGGGGGAACGATCAGCATCGCAACCACCAATATTGCTCCTACAGAGTCAAATGAAGCGACAGTCGTAGTCGAAAGCATCCCCATTTGCAAATAATGCAAAACGAGGACCGGTATTCCAATTGCAAGTGCCATTTCCGGATCGAAGGCGGCCAATTTAAACTCTTTATAAAAGAGCGCAAGAATAGCAGCATTAATGACTAACACGATAACCAGCATCCAAAAAGCGCCCGGACCAATATCTCTTCCAAACAATTCAATCGTATCCCATGGAACAAAGGCAATTTCCCCCATTAATGTATGCTCGACATCCAAGTGAACATTTCCCCCATATACCGAAAGCAAAATGACTCCAACCGCAAACAACGATGTGAACACAACGCCGATGGCTGCATCCGATTGAACTCCGTTTGTATTGAGCAGCTGCACAAAAAATGCCGTTAAAAGACCAACGATAACAGCTCCGATAAACATCGGCAATCCGTCAAGTGTGCGAGTGACTAAAAAAGAGCCGACAATCCCCAACAGAACGGTATGACTAATAGCGTCAGCCAGCATGGACATCCTGCGTAATACGAGAAATGCCCCGATTAATGCACAGGTAACTCCAACAAGCATTCCGGTAACAATAATCCAAGCTTCATAGCTCATTTGGTCACCCCCCTTTTAAGCTCTTTTTAGGTGATAAGGTCGGCTGAAGTTTGTGGAGCTTGAGAAGGTTGAACAGCCGGGCTTTCATATCTTCAGACAAAGTTTCATAGTCAAATGAGTCATTTTTCAGATTCGCGTTTTGAAATTCCATCTCATGCATAAGATAAATTTCAAACAAACGATAACGTAATGCCAGCTCATACCCTTTGGCTACTCCGGTTGTCGTTAATCTCCACGAGGAATCAGCACCATAATGAATCCAATTCTTTTTCTCCAATCTCTTTAAGCTGCTTTTTAAAAGGAAACTCCCTATTTTGCGCCTGCTTTTAATAAACTCTTCGGTAAACAACGGCAGCTGTTCTTTTGACGATTGAGCTTCTTCTGTTAAGTCGTAAAGTGACAACAATGCTTGCTCCATCGCCGTCTGATTTCTTAGTTTTATCTGATGCAATGCCCTGGCGAAAAGGCCCTTCTTTGGAGCAAACAGCAAAGACACGATAAAAAATGAAGTAGCCGCAACGATAATAAGAGGACCGGTCGCCATCCCTTTTGCAGTTGTGCTGAGCAGTGTCCCAAGCATCCCGCTTAGTCCGCCAATGACTCCTGAGAGAATGACCATCGTCTGCAAACGATTTGTCCAATAGCGGGCGGCAATCGCCGGCGTGATCAGCATAGCCGACATCAAGATTACACCTACTGTTTGAAGTCCGATGACAACCGCGCATATGATTAATATCAATAGCAATCCGTTTAAAAATGATACCGGCAATCCAATTCCTTTTGCGAAGGCAAAGTCAAACGTAATCAGCTTAAATTCTTTAAAGAACAAGCCGGTGATGAAAAGGAGAATGGCAGAAATCAACCCGATAATCACAATATCCTCCCTCACCAAGGAGGCCGCCTGACCAAACAGAAACGAGTTCAATCCGCTCTGATTTCCTGTTCCCCTTTGCTGGATAAATGTCAAAAGGACAATTCCGATACCGAAAAAAATGGATAAAACAATGCCAATTGCTGCGTCTTCTTTAACTTTGGAATGCCGGGTAATTGCCTGAATACAGTAGGTACCGGCCAGTGCCGCCACAGCAGCGCCAATTAAAAAGAAGAACAGCGACTTTTGTCCGGTAATTATAAAAGCAAGACAAACGCCAGGCAGCGCAGCGTGTGACATAGCATCACCTATCAAGCTTTGCTTTCTCAGCAAAATAAAGCTTCCGAGAACTCCGCTTGCAATCCCTAATAGGAGAGTTCCTGCCAAGACCCATTGTGTATTCGGATTTTGCAGCTGTAAAAGCAAATAATCCATAGAATTTCACCCCTATTCTCTCTCAACGGCTACTTGTTTATCTTCTAAAAAGGCGAGCTTGCCGCCATACGTTTTTTGCAAATTATCAATATGAAAAACTTTTTCTGTCGGTCCAAAATCGATTTTTCTTAAATTTAAAAGGAGGACCCAATCAAAGTATTCTTCGACGGTTTGGAGATCGTGGTGAACAACCAATACCGTCTTTCCTTTTTCCTTTAATTCATTCAATAAAGCAATAATCGCTTTTTCTGTGGCCGCATCGACGCCAACAAACGGTTCATCCATAAAATAAATTTCTGCATCTTGGGCAAGCGCTCTGGCCAAAAAAACCCGCTGCTGCTGTCCACCTGAAAGCTGGCTGATTTGCCGATCCTGATAATCGAGCATGCCAACTTTTTGTAAGCAGGCTTTAGCTGTTTCAATATCCGTTTTTTTCGGTCGCTTGATCCAGCCAATATGTCCGTACCTGCCCATAAGGACGACATCTAAAGCACTTGTCGGAAAGTCCCAGTCCACAGAACCTCTTTGCGGTACATATCCGATTTTTTTCCTTTGATTGTGGTAGGGCTCTCCAAAAATCTGAACACTTCCGGACGCTGTTGGAGCCAAGCCCAGTATGGCTTTAATCAAAGTTGACTTTCCAGCGCCGTTCGGACCGACAATTCCAATCAGCTTTCCTCTGGGCACATTGAATGTAATGTCCCGCAAAACAGGCTTTTTATGATACGCGACCGTCATATTTTCAACCGTTACCGGATACATTCTTCGTCATCCTTTCAACTATTTTAATGAAGAGACAATGGTATCTATGTTATGCCTGAACATTCCTGCATACGTTCCTTCTTCGGTTCCGGCTTCACCCATTGCATCAGAGTACAATTCTCCGCCAATTGATACCTCATGCCCTTTTTCTTTTGCGCCTTCCACAACTGCATTTATCGATTTTTCCGAAATGCTGCTTTCCACAAACACCGCTTTAATATTTCTTTCTGTGAGAGCATTAACCAGCTCTTGTACATCCTTTAACCCATATTCTGAATCCGTGCTCAACCCCTGAAGACCCATAACCTCAACACCATATTCCTCGCCAAAATACTGAAAGGCATCATGGGCAGTGACCAATACCCTGCTTTCTTTCGGTATCGTTTCGACTTGCTCTCTTGCATACTCATCAAGCTCTTTCAGCTCTTGTTTATACGATTCAGCATTTTTCTTGAATTCTTCTGCCAAATCGGGCTGGAATTTGGAAAGCTCCTTTTCAACCGTATCTACCACGAACATCCATCGAGGAATGCTAAACCAAACATGGGGATCATGTAAACCCGGATTTTCTTTGTTACCTAGCAGCTGATTGTCTGGAATCGATTCGGCAGCAGGTATTGCAGGCTTACCCTTTGATATTTTTTCAAATACTTCATCCATTTTTCCTTCCAGATGCAATCCGTTGTAAAAAACAATATCAGCATCCATAAGCTTTTGGATATCCCCCTGTGATGCTTTATAAAGATGGGGATCGACACCCGGGCCCATTAACGATTCGACTTCTACATGTTCTCCGCCAATATGATTAGTAATATCAGCGATTTGGCCAATTGTTGCTGTGATACGGATTTTATCGTTTGCATTCTCCGATGTTGTACTACTCCCGCATGCTGATAAAAAACATAATACGATCAAAAAAGCAAAACTTGCTGCAACTAATTTTTTCACTAGTATTCTCCTCCCTTCTTTTTTCCTGCTTGTTTAGTAAACCCAAACTGGGATCAGCCATGATTGATGATATTATTCTATGCGTTTTTTTTAGATTAACGACAATTATTTAAATAAACTCATAAAAAAGTCGTTAAGGACAAAAAGTTTCCCTAACGCAAATTTAATTTGTTTTTTTTCAGCTGTCAAGAACAAATTGTTAAAAACAAAAAAACCGGCTTTTTCAAGAAAAGCCGGCTGACGAGAAGGGATATTTTTCCTAAGCACCTTTAGTTTAGGTTTATGGAAAAGATTTCGCAAAACGAAAAAATACTGTTTCTACTTTCTCATTCTTTGTTTTGTAAAGACATCGATTTTTGAAGTGCAGTTGCTAAGCCTTGACTGATCTATATCGAAACCGATGCCGGGAGATTGTGGAACTTGAATATAGCCATTTTCAACAGTTATATTTGGCTCGATAATATCATTTTCCCAAAACCTAGAGGAAGAAGAGATGTCCCCCGGAATAGTAAACTGAGACAGACTCGCCAAGGCGATGTTTTGGGCTCTGGAGATTCCGGTTTCGACCATTCCTCCGCACCAGACCGGAATGTTGTTTTCTTTACAAACCTTATGAATTTTCAGCGCTTCTGTCAATCCGCCGACCCGGGCAGGTTTAATATTAATTACCTTGCAGCTGCCCAGCTCGATTGCTTTTCTCGCATCATCTGCACTAAGGATGCTTTCATCCAAGCATATGGGCGTTTTAATATGCTTTTGCAGGTGGCGGTGATCCACGATGTCATCATAGGCAAGAGGCTGTTCAATCATCATTAAATCAAATTGGTCCAGTGCCTTAATTCCGCTTATATCCTTAAGCTGATACGATGAATTGGCATCAGCCATAATTGACAGTCCCGGGAAATGCGCCCGAATAATTTTTAATGGTTCTATATCATGTCCGGGCTTTATTTTGATTTTGATCCGTTTATAACCTGCCTGCAAATGATCGTGAATTTCCGATAACATCGTATCCATTCGGTTCATTCCCACTGCGACACCGGCAGGTATTTGTGTTCTCACGCCGCCAATGCAAGAGCTAAGCGTGCGTCCCTCTTGTTTTGAGTAGAGATCCCAAAAAGCCGCCTCCACGCCTGCTTTTGCCATCCGATTTCCCCTGTATTTTTCGAGAAGCTTTGGAACTTCGGTTGGATGGTGAACCTGGCCGTCCATCAACTCGGGAATAAAAAAATCTTTTAGCATGTGGTAGCAAGTCTCGAGAGTTTCCTCTGTATACCAAGGGGAGGAAAAAGCGGAAACCTCTCCCCAGCCTTTTTTTCCAGACTCGTCTTCCGCTTCTAAAATAATGAATTTCCGGTCTGTCAGCGTTTCAAGACTCGATGTAAATGGTGATTTCAGCTTCATCGTTACGTGGTAAAGAGTAAATGTGCGAATTTGTATGGCTGTTTCCCCCTTTTTAAAGCAAGTTCTTCAATTTGTTTCTCAAAAGCTTATTTGAGGCGTTCCTCGGTAGTTCATCTACAAAATAAATTTGCTTAGGAATTTTATATTTTGCTAATTTTTTTTTGCAATGCTCTAACAGTTCTTCCTCATTGATCCAACTTCTCCTGACGATGAAAGCGCAAGGAACTTTACCCCACCTATCGTCTTCTGTCCCCGTAACCCCTGCTTCCTTTACGCTGGGGTGTGCCAGAAGAACGGCTTCAACTTCTGCAGGATAAATGTTTTCTCCTCCTGAAATAATCAAATCAGACCTTCTGTCCAATACATAAAGAAAACCTTCATCATCCAAATAACCCATATCGCCGGTTAAAAACCAGCCATTTTGAAAAGATTGCTCCGTAGCCTTTTGATTATGAAAATAACTTTTCATTACATTCGGCCCTTTTACAGTGATCTCACCATGCTCGTTTGGCTCACATGGTTTCCCATCCTTCATGATCTTAATTTCACACGAAAAAAGCGGCTTCCCTGCAGAACCGAGCTTTGCCAAACTATACTCAGGCGGAAGTGTGACAATTTGCGAGCTCGTCTCAGTCATTCCGTAAGATTGGTACACGGGGAAATCTTTTTGTTTACTGTCTTCCAAAAGCTTAAGGGGGGCTGGTCCGCCTCCAAGCAATACGCACCTTAATGACTCCGGGCTTCGGTTCACAGACTGCACCAGCTGCGTAAGCATCGTTTGTACGACAGAAATCATCGTAACTCGGTGCTCATTTATGGATCTATTGATTTCTTCCGTTTCAAATCTTTTATGCAAAATAACCGGCATACCATAAATGACCGATTTAAATAAGGCGGATAACCCGCTGATATGAAAGAGCGGAAGTGCAATCAGCCATTTATCGTGATCAGAAAGTCCAAGGTTTAATGCAGATGAAACTGCGCTGAAATAATGATTTCCGAAGGTTTGCTCCACTCCCTTTGGAGATCCGGTCGTTCCTGATGTATACATGATCGTTGCTGTCTCTGCCAAGTCTATTTCAAACAAAAGATCCCCATCATCAGCTTTTAGTGATTTCAAGTGGGAAAGAAGGACCGTTTCGCAATTTTGTCTGTGGTCTTCCAGCCATTTTTCTTCTGTCACCAATAGGCTCGCCTGTGAATTTTTTATTTGAAAATCCCGTTCGGCTTTTGTCAGCCTCGTATTTAACAATACCAATTTGCAGCCGGAAAGGAAACAGGCATGAATGAAGATGACAGTCTCTATATGATTCTCAAGCAATATAGCAATGGTATTTCTTTCTGCCGCTCGTATGAATGTTTGCAGTTGAAAAGCCATGTTCCTTGCTTTCTGATTCAGCTCGAAAAACGTCAGATGTTCGTTGGCAAAGATGATTGCTGTCCTGTCCGGCGTCAATTCAGATCTTTGCTTCAACCAATTGGGTTGAACTTGCATATTTCATCACCACAACTATCAAATATTGAAAAAGAAACAGCTCAGGTCAAACCAGGCTGTTTCTTGCAATTTATACATTTCGATTGATCAAGGAAAACGCGGGAATTGGCCGAAGTCCGGTTTTCTTTTTTCT
This window of the Bacillus gobiensis genome carries:
- a CDS encoding cytochrome d ubiquinol oxidase subunit II; this translates as MNGVTDVILAITVLWGFVFIYAVMASMDFGAGFWSMVYINNEKTKATNIANRYLSPTWEVTNVFIVAIVVALFSFFPGATFVLGTVLLIPGSIILLLLALRSGFLVFSHVAKDYEKALTYISGITGFLIPSFLILVLPVTHGTFIERENGIYSLNAAELFSSPNVYSFIGFAVFSTLFLSSLLLADFSNVAEERHAYLIYRKNALVSGPLSLVMAIFIMLTLRTEAPWLYDRMMTDLPLLFTSLLMFLIAGVALFLPNKRLGKRLGKPRLAVVAITIQYFLASYVYGRAHLPYMIYPDVTIQSGFTDPATFRALFVSYIVGFVILFPGFYFFWKMIMNDKRYIKQPE
- a CDS encoding DUF1540 domain-containing protein: MERILCEVNNCSYWGDGNKCTADAIYVVSHTGDKAETSEETDCKTFKPEKH
- a CDS encoding DUF2306 domain-containing protein → MKSLSKGLNIFLFIISVMWVLHTFSKNFMIDPNFERFLSRKDFPIQNEGLWILMIRIHIVLALIALLTGPVALIKRIRVKRLPVHRWFGRIYVLSIILNYIPGLYVSLFATGGLLSTAGFFILNTLWLCTTLIGYRAIRKKRMIPHSQWMLRSFFLSFANMTIYIIVAIFHNALNFPYAYSYTMASWMCWILNLLLAEMIIKKNLNVKRAAH
- a CDS encoding DJ-1/PfpI family protein, coding for MNVQIVLFDGFDFMDVIGPYEVFMAAKMYSQEVTVEFVSAEGKRHVTSGMNGPGLPSSGKIDLEREGILVIPGVFASVNDNGPNSFIALLKRAMETDLIHFLREALYRTDLIVSPVCGGTLILAMDGLLEGRHAVTHHMGMEFLGATGAIPVHARVVDDGNVVSGGGVTSGLDLALYLVERELGPRIAHAIEQLFEYEQRGTVWKAIGMAPIDSEDSHPESISVLNESVVPTPGKANIEKNRMFDGKWNTIISTPIGKLPVILNITTEDGRIYGTAQQEDEIVEFANPVLHNDQLEWSLSIRKPIRLNLKFSVIVTGSTMSGSAKAGLLPASKLVGNRM
- a CDS encoding TetR/AcrR family transcriptional regulator, producing the protein MNKIDETKDLIIRTSMTLFNQKGYSQTSIQDIMEATGLPKGAIYRRFENKNDIVLATFESSGHILHSYFAKAVQSANTAAEKIIAMCYVYEDAVNNPPVPGGCPLLNTAIESDYGFPELHEKASEAYNETLLYIKSIIDEGIGNNEFHKNVDSLSLASFIFSAIEGAIMASRLALNNDHISYSIQQIKTLLNHYSADK
- a CDS encoding metal ABC transporter permease — encoded protein: MSYEAWIIVTGMLVGVTCALIGAFLVLRRMSMLADAISHTVLLGIVGSFLVTRTLDGLPMFIGAVIVGLLTAFFVQLLNTNGVQSDAAIGVVFTSLFAVGVILLSVYGGNVHLDVEHTLMGEIAFVPWDTIELFGRDIGPGAFWMLVIVLVINAAILALFYKEFKLAAFDPEMALAIGIPVLVLHYLQMGMLSTTTVASFDSVGAILVVAMLIVPPAAAYLLTDRLITMLFYSAGIGALSAISGYYAAYLLNVSISGAMTSMTGVFFILAFFFAPSHGVIAKRMVQRRIRLQTVKEGKMKEV
- a CDS encoding metal ABC transporter permease; its protein translation is MDYLLLQLQNPNTQWVLAGTLLLGIASGVLGSFILLRKQSLIGDAMSHAALPGVCLAFIITGQKSLFFFLIGAAVAALAGTYCIQAITRHSKVKEDAAIGIVLSIFFGIGIVLLTFIQQRGTGNQSGLNSFLFGQAASLVREDIVIIGLISAILLFITGLFFKEFKLITFDFAFAKGIGLPVSFLNGLLLILIICAVVIGLQTVGVILMSAMLITPAIAARYWTNRLQTMVILSGVIGGLSGMLGTLLSTTAKGMATGPLIIVAATSFFIVSLLFAPKKGLFARALHQIKLRNQTAMEQALLSLYDLTEEAQSSKEQLPLFTEEFIKSRRKIGSFLLKSSLKRLEKKNWIHYGADSSWRLTTTGVAKGYELALRYRLFEIYLMHEMEFQNANLKNDSFDYETLSEDMKARLFNLLKLHKLQPTLSPKKSLKGG
- a CDS encoding metal ABC transporter ATP-binding protein, whose product is MYPVTVENMTVAYHKKPVLRDITFNVPRGKLIGIVGPNGAGKSTLIKAILGLAPTASGSVQIFGEPYHNQRKKIGYVPQRGSVDWDFPTSALDVVLMGRYGHIGWIKRPKKTDIETAKACLQKVGMLDYQDRQISQLSGGQQQRVFLARALAQDAEIYFMDEPFVGVDAATEKAIIALLNELKEKGKTVLVVHHDLQTVEEYFDWVLLLNLRKIDFGPTEKVFHIDNLQKTYGGKLAFLEDKQVAVERE
- a CDS encoding metal ABC transporter solute-binding protein, Zn/Mn family, translating into MKKLVAASFAFLIVLCFLSACGSSTTSENANDKIRITATIGQIADITNHIGGEHVEVESLMGPGVDPHLYKASQGDIQKLMDADIVFYNGLHLEGKMDEVFEKISKGKPAIPAAESIPDNQLLGNKENPGLHDPHVWFSIPRWMFVVDTVEKELSKFQPDLAEEFKKNAESYKQELKELDEYAREQVETIPKESRVLVTAHDAFQYFGEEYGVEVMGLQGLSTDSEYGLKDVQELVNALTERNIKAVFVESSISEKSINAVVEGAKEKGHEVSIGGELYSDAMGEAGTEEGTYAGMFRHNIDTIVSSLK
- the menC gene encoding o-succinylbenzoate synthase — translated: MQIRTFTLYHVTMKLKSPFTSSLETLTDRKFIILEAEDESGKKGWGEVSAFSSPWYTEETLETCYHMLKDFFIPELMDGQVHHPTEVPKLLEKYRGNRMAKAGVEAAFWDLYSKQEGRTLSSCIGGVRTQIPAGVAVGMNRMDTMLSEIHDHLQAGYKRIKIKIKPGHDIEPLKIIRAHFPGLSIMADANSSYQLKDISGIKALDQFDLMMIEQPLAYDDIVDHRHLQKHIKTPICLDESILSADDARKAIELGSCKVINIKPARVGGLTEALKIHKVCKENNIPVWCGGMVETGISRAQNIALASLSQFTIPGDISSSSRFWENDIIEPNITVENGYIQVPQSPGIGFDIDQSRLSNCTSKIDVFTKQRMRK
- a CDS encoding o-succinylbenzoate--CoA ligase, which codes for MQVQPNWLKQRSELTPDRTAIIFANEHLTFFELNQKARNMAFQLQTFIRAAERNTIAILLENHIETVIFIHACFLSGCKLVLLNTRLTKAERDFQIKNSQASLLVTEEKWLEDHRQNCETVLLSHLKSLKADDGDLLFEIDLAETATIMYTSGTTGSPKGVEQTFGNHYFSAVSSALNLGLSDHDKWLIALPLFHISGLSALFKSVIYGMPVILHKRFETEEINRSINEHRVTMISVVQTMLTQLVQSVNRSPESLRCVLLGGGPAPLKLLEDSKQKDFPVYQSYGMTETSSQIVTLPPEYSLAKLGSAGKPLFSCEIKIMKDGKPCEPNEHGEITVKGPNVMKSYFHNQKATEQSFQNGWFLTGDMGYLDDEGFLYVLDRRSDLIISGGENIYPAEVEAVLLAHPSVKEAGVTGTEDDRWGKVPCAFIVRRSWINEEELLEHCKKKLAKYKIPKQIYFVDELPRNASNKLLRNKLKNLL